The Pseudomonas fluorescens genome includes a window with the following:
- a CDS encoding carbon starvation CstA family protein has product MKNNNSLLRHLPWLLLAVVGACALGVVALRRGEAINALWIVVAAVAIYLVAYRYYSLFIANNVMQLDARRATPAVLNNDGLDYVPTNKHILFGHHFAAIAGAGPLVGPVLAAQMGYLPGTLWLIAGVVLAGAVQDFMVLFLSTRRNGRSLGDMVREEMGRIPGTIALFGCFLIMIIILAVLALIVVKALAESPWGIFTVMATIPIAMFMGIYMRYIRPGRIGEISVIGVLLLLGSIWLGGQIAADPVWAKAFTFTGIQITWMLIGYGFVAAVLPVWLILAPRDYLSTFLKIGTIVALAIGILVTMPELKMPALTQFTDGTGPVWKGGLFPFLFITIACGAVSGFHALISSGTTPKLLDNETNARYIGYGGMLMESFVAIMAMVAASVIEPGVYFAMNSPAAIVGGDVVAVAQTVSSWGFAITPEALQAVAKDIGETTVLARAGGAPTLAVGIAQILHSVLPGENTMAFWYHFAILFEALFILTAVDAGTRAGRFMLQDLLGSFVPALKRTESWTANLIATAGCVALWGYLLYQGVIDPLGGINTLWPLFGISNQMLAGIALMLATVVLIKMKRQRYVWVTLLPASWLLICTTTAGLIKLFDANPAIGFLALARKYNDALAAGQVLAPAKSIEQMQHVVFNAYTNATLTVLFLFVVFSILFYALKVGIAAWGTKERTDKEAPFQAVPDA; this is encoded by the coding sequence ATGAAAAACAATAATAGCCTGCTGCGCCATCTACCCTGGCTACTGCTGGCCGTCGTAGGAGCGTGCGCCCTGGGCGTCGTGGCATTGCGTCGAGGCGAGGCGATCAACGCCTTATGGATCGTCGTCGCAGCCGTGGCCATCTACCTGGTCGCCTACCGCTACTACAGCCTCTTCATCGCCAACAACGTGATGCAACTCGATGCGCGCCGGGCCACCCCCGCCGTGCTCAACAACGATGGCCTGGACTACGTCCCGACCAACAAACACATTCTCTTCGGCCACCACTTCGCGGCCATTGCCGGCGCGGGGCCGCTGGTCGGGCCGGTGCTGGCGGCGCAGATGGGCTACCTGCCCGGCACGCTCTGGCTGATCGCCGGCGTGGTGCTGGCCGGTGCGGTGCAGGACTTCATGGTCCTGTTCCTGTCCACCCGCCGCAACGGGCGCTCCCTGGGCGACATGGTCCGGGAAGAAATGGGCCGTATCCCCGGCACCATCGCGCTGTTCGGCTGCTTCCTGATCATGATCATCATCCTCGCGGTGTTGGCGCTAATCGTGGTCAAGGCCCTGGCCGAGAGCCCGTGGGGCATCTTCACGGTAATGGCGACCATCCCGATCGCGATGTTCATGGGCATCTACATGCGCTACATCCGCCCGGGCCGCATCGGTGAAATCTCGGTGATTGGCGTGCTGTTGCTGCTGGGCTCGATCTGGCTGGGCGGGCAGATCGCTGCCGATCCGGTCTGGGCCAAGGCCTTTACCTTCACCGGAATCCAGATCACCTGGATGCTGATCGGCTACGGTTTTGTCGCGGCGGTGCTGCCGGTGTGGCTGATCCTGGCGCCGCGGGACTACCTGTCGACCTTTCTCAAGATCGGCACCATCGTCGCCTTGGCGATCGGCATCCTGGTCACCATGCCCGAGCTGAAAATGCCGGCGCTGACCCAGTTCACCGACGGCACGGGACCGGTGTGGAAGGGCGGTCTGTTCCCGTTCCTGTTCATCACCATCGCCTGCGGCGCGGTCTCGGGCTTCCATGCGCTGATCTCCTCGGGCACCACGCCCAAGTTGCTGGATAACGAAACCAACGCCCGCTACATCGGTTACGGCGGCATGCTGATGGAGTCCTTCGTGGCGATCATGGCCATGGTCGCGGCTTCGGTGATCGAGCCAGGCGTGTACTTCGCCATGAACAGCCCGGCGGCGATCGTCGGCGGTGACGTGGTGGCCGTGGCGCAAACCGTCAGCAGTTGGGGTTTTGCAATCACCCCCGAGGCCCTGCAAGCGGTGGCCAAGGACATCGGCGAGACCACCGTGCTGGCCCGTGCCGGCGGTGCGCCGACCCTGGCGGTCGGTATCGCGCAGATCCTGCACTCGGTGCTGCCGGGTGAGAACACCATGGCGTTCTGGTACCACTTCGCGATCCTGTTCGAAGCGTTGTTCATCCTCACTGCGGTGGACGCCGGCACCCGTGCCGGGCGCTTCATGCTGCAGGACTTGCTCGGCTCGTTCGTGCCGGCCCTCAAGCGTACCGAATCCTGGACCGCCAACCTGATCGCCACCGCCGGTTGTGTGGCACTGTGGGGTTACCTGCTGTATCAGGGCGTGATCGATCCGCTGGGCGGCATCAACACCTTGTGGCCGCTGTTCGGCATCTCCAACCAGATGCTGGCCGGTATCGCCCTGATGCTCGCCACCGTGGTACTGATCAAGATGAAGCGCCAGCGCTACGTCTGGGTCACGCTGCTGCCGGCGAGCTGGCTGCTGATCTGCACCACCACCGCGGGCCTGATCAAGCTGTTCGACGCCAACCCGGCGATCGGCTTTTTGGCCCTGGCGCGCAAATACAACGATGCCCTGGCCGCTGGCCAGGTCCTGGCCCCGGCCAAGAGCATCGAGCAGATGCAGCACGTGGTGTTCAACGCCTACACCAACGCAACGCTGACGGTGTTATTTCTGTTCGTGGTCTTCAGCATCCTGTTCTACGCCCTCAAGGTCGGCATCGCCGCCTGGGGTACGAAAGAACGCACGGACAAGGAAGCGCCATTCCAGGCCGTGCCGGACGCTTGA
- a CDS encoding YbdD/YjiX family protein: MFNDLSRLGKYLGQAARLMVGMPDYDNYVEHMQTKHPDKPLMDYEAFFRERQEARYGGKGGPKCC, translated from the coding sequence ATGTTCAATGACTTGAGTCGCCTGGGTAAATACCTCGGTCAGGCCGCCCGCCTGATGGTCGGCATGCCCGACTACGACAACTACGTCGAGCACATGCAAACCAAGCACCCGGACAAACCGTTGATGGACTACGAGGCGTTCTTCCGCGAACGCCAGGAGGCCCGTTACGGTGGCAAGGGTGGGCCCAAGTGCTGTTGA
- a CDS encoding ankyrin repeat domain-containing protein, translating into MRRFLLSMFATWSLSVLADQPIPTEPAAVQEQLQNYYFDAARRGDVPMLETFIEAGYSLNTQDEKGYTALILAAYHGHGPAVERLLAAGADACAQDKRGNTALMGAIFKGEVRIARRLLSTDCSPDQRNGAGQTAAMYAGLFKRDELLDALKAKGADLQAQDPLGNTPVGLAKGEIRMPAPR; encoded by the coding sequence ATGCGCAGATTTCTTTTATCGATGTTTGCGACCTGGTCACTGAGCGTACTGGCCGATCAGCCAATACCCACCGAACCGGCCGCCGTACAAGAACAGTTGCAAAACTATTACTTCGACGCCGCTCGCCGCGGCGATGTGCCGATGCTCGAGACTTTTATCGAGGCCGGTTATTCGCTCAATACCCAGGATGAAAAGGGCTACACCGCGCTGATCTTGGCGGCTTATCACGGCCACGGCCCAGCGGTGGAGCGGCTGCTGGCCGCTGGCGCCGATGCCTGTGCCCAGGACAAACGCGGTAACACAGCGCTGATGGGGGCGATTTTCAAGGGTGAAGTGCGGATTGCGCGTCGTTTGCTGTCCACCGATTGCAGCCCGGACCAACGCAACGGTGCCGGGCAGACCGCGGCGATGTACGCTGGTCTGTTCAAGCGTGATGAATTGCTCGATGCCTTGAAGGCCAAGGGGGCGGATCTGCAGGCCCAGGACCCGTTGGGCAATACCCCGGTGGGTCTGGCGAAGGGTGAAATCAGAATGCCGGCCCCGCGCTAG
- the radA gene encoding DNA repair protein RadA codes for MAKAKRMYGCTECGSTFPKWAGQCSECGAWNTLTETMVESGGAAAPTGRTGWAGQQAQIKTLAEVSVEEIPRFSTASGELDRVLGGGLVDGSVVLIGGDPGIGKSTILLQTLCNLATRMPALYVTGEESQQQVAMRARRLGLPQDQLRVMTETCIETIIATARLEKPKVMVIDSIQTIFTEQLQSAPGGVSQVRESAALLVRYAKQSGTAIFLVGHVTKEGALAGPRVLEHMVDTVLYFEGESDGRLRLLRAVKNRFGAVNELGVFGMTDRGLKEVSNPSAIFLTRAQEEVPGSVVMATWEGTRPMLVEVQALVDDSHLANPRRVTLGLDQNRLAMLLAVLHRHGGIPTHDQDVFLNVVGGVKVLETASDLALMAAVMSSLRNRPLPHDLLVFGEVGLSGEVRPVPSGQERLKEAAKHGFKRAIVPKGNAPKEAPPGLQIIAVTRLEQALDALFE; via the coding sequence ATGGCCAAGGCAAAGCGCATGTACGGCTGCACCGAGTGCGGCTCGACCTTTCCCAAATGGGCCGGCCAGTGCAGCGAATGCGGGGCCTGGAACACCCTGACCGAAACCATGGTGGAAAGCGGCGGTGCGGCGGCACCCACCGGTCGCACGGGCTGGGCCGGTCAGCAGGCGCAGATCAAGACCCTGGCCGAAGTCAGCGTTGAGGAAATCCCGCGTTTCTCCACCGCGTCCGGTGAACTGGACCGCGTGCTCGGCGGCGGCCTGGTAGACGGTTCGGTGGTGCTGATCGGCGGCGATCCGGGCATCGGCAAGTCCACCATCTTGTTGCAAACCTTGTGCAATCTCGCCACCCGCATGCCGGCGCTGTACGTCACTGGCGAAGAATCCCAGCAGCAGGTCGCCATGCGTGCCCGGCGCCTGGGCTTGCCCCAGGACCAGTTGCGGGTCATGACCGAGACCTGCATCGAGACCATCATCGCCACGGCGCGCCTGGAAAAACCCAAGGTGATGGTGATCGACTCGATCCAGACCATTTTCACCGAACAGCTGCAATCGGCCCCGGGCGGCGTGTCCCAGGTGCGCGAAAGCGCGGCGTTGCTGGTGCGCTACGCCAAGCAGAGCGGCACGGCGATTTTCCTGGTAGGCCACGTCACCAAGGAAGGCGCGCTGGCGGGGCCGCGTGTGCTGGAGCACATGGTCGATACCGTGTTGTATTTCGAAGGCGAATCCGACGGACGCCTGCGTTTGCTGCGAGCAGTGAAGAACCGCTTTGGCGCTGTCAACGAACTGGGTGTGTTCGGCATGACCGACAGGGGCCTTAAAGAAGTCTCAAACCCTTCGGCGATCTTTCTGACGCGTGCCCAGGAAGAAGTCCCTGGTAGCGTGGTCATGGCAACGTGGGAAGGCACCCGGCCGATGCTGGTCGAAGTGCAAGCGCTGGTGGACGACAGCCACCTGGCGAACCCGCGCCGGGTCACCTTGGGCCTGGACCAGAATCGGCTCGCGATGCTGTTGGCCGTCCTGCATCGACACGGTGGGATTCCGACTCACGACCAGGACGTTTTTCTCAACGTGGTCGGTGGGGTCAAGGTATTGGAAACCGCCTCCGACCTGGCGCTGATGGCGGCGGTCATGTCCAGCCTGCGCAACCGGCCGCTGCCCCATGATCTGCTGGTGTTTGGCGAAGTGGGGTTGTCGGGGGAAGTGCGACCGGTGCCCAGCGGGCAGGAGCGGCTCAAGGAAGCGGCCAAGCACGGCTTCAAGCGCGCCATCGTGCCCAAGGGCAACGCGCCGAAGGAAGCACCGCCGGGGTTGCAGATCATTGCCGTGACGCGCCTGGAACAGGCGTTGGATGCGTTGTTCGAATAA
- a CDS encoding sensor domain-containing protein, which translates to MSNVTPPLSPRAPAVVPGSPLRGTLKSALATLVLLLLGLLFWQLLDQLRETQQQQRQYTIDYTADLAAQVSLNMALNAQIALNLLPIVEQPQTGDEQRALVRKLQQSLPELRSLVLLSPSGRVLSDSDADSHDADYLGDLVRRSRAQAHYFSNAEDGSVVHLLLHQASGSSRGYWALRLSPNFFSTLTKQADMGLRPLWLVENRLNQQIISRDESLPSSSPTHLSPDDLENTVLTVPLSSSDWQLRGLFDRRQVIEQLLPAFIGKCLLGLAFSLLPVIALLNMRRRQRQLHEGRRRYQDIFEGTGVALCVLDLSGLKAFFERAGLHTGDQLRAWTKTPHQLEQLRQEVHVTEVNQMALKLLNVDSCDQAWQLLVGKGTQDNNPVGSKLLEALLDQHKQLELEIKLQDAHGRDQHLWLVLRLPEKQQDHNAVILSISDITSRKLIELSLLEREGFWSDVVRTVPDHLYVQDVISQRMIFSNHHLGQTLGYDRTELHQMGEYFWEILLHSDDADHYHSLRQAQRRGGYTQLLQCQLRFRHRNGKWRCFDIREQALARDRDNQVTRIIGVAKDVTEQIEASESLRDSEQRYRMLAESISDVIFSTDNKLSLNYVSPSVQAVLGYTADWIFQNGWQSIIANPQQLTGIYSLMDRVSKALDKPDQLAELRNQMQTQLFLFDCLRADGRKIPIELRLVLVWDEHGAFEGVLGVGRDISQQRRAEKDLRMAATVFEHSTSAILITDPAGYIVQANEAFSRVSGYAVSQVLDQLPNMLTVDEQQEAHLRYVLKQLQQHSTWEGEVWLKRRNGEHYPAWVGITAVLDDEGDLASYVCFFSDISERKASEQRIHRLAYYDALTHLPNRTLFQDRLHTALQSADRQKTWVVLMFLDLDRFKPINDSLGHAAGDRMLKEMATRLLGCVADDDTVARMGGDEFTLLLQPRASREMALNRAINVAEQILASLVRPFVLEGREFFVTASIGIALSPQDGNELSQLMKNADTAMYHAKERGKNNFQFYQADMNASALERLELESDLRHALEQNEFVLYYQPQFSGDGKRLTGAEALLRWRHPRRGLVPPGDFIPVLEELGLVVDVGDWVITEACRQLRTWHQAKVRVPKVSVNISARQFSDGQLGTRIANILRSTGLPPACLELELTESILMREVSEAMQILAGLKNLGLSIAVDDFGTGYSSLNYLKQFPIDVLKIDRTFVDGLPSGEQDAQIARAIIAMAHSLNLAVIAEGVETHEQLDFLREHGCDEVQGYLFGRPMPANRFEAQFSNDALFMLD; encoded by the coding sequence TTGTCCAACGTCACTCCGCCCCTGTCCCCTCGCGCACCCGCAGTCGTGCCCGGCTCGCCCCTGCGCGGGACATTGAAGAGCGCACTGGCCACGCTGGTGTTGCTGTTGCTCGGCTTGCTGTTCTGGCAATTGCTCGACCAACTGCGCGAAACCCAACAGCAACAACGCCAATACACCATCGACTACACCGCTGATCTCGCCGCGCAAGTCAGCCTGAACATGGCCCTGAACGCGCAAATCGCCCTCAACCTGCTACCGATCGTCGAACAACCCCAAACGGGCGACGAACAGCGGGCCCTGGTGCGCAAACTCCAGCAATCGCTCCCCGAATTGCGCAGCCTGGTCCTGCTGAGCCCCTCCGGCCGAGTGCTCAGTGACAGCGACGCCGACAGCCACGACGCCGACTACCTGGGCGACCTGGTGCGGCGCAGCCGGGCCCAGGCCCATTATTTCAGCAATGCCGAAGACGGCTCCGTGGTGCACCTATTGTTGCACCAGGCCAGCGGTAGCAGCCGTGGCTACTGGGCCCTGCGCCTGAGCCCGAACTTTTTCTCCACCCTGACCAAGCAGGCCGATATGGGGCTGCGCCCGCTGTGGCTGGTAGAAAACCGTCTCAACCAGCAGATCATCAGCCGCGACGAAAGCCTGCCCTCGAGCAGCCCTACCCACTTGTCCCCGGATGACCTGGAGAACACCGTACTGACCGTGCCCTTGAGCAGCAGCGACTGGCAACTGCGGGGGCTGTTCGACCGCCGCCAGGTGATCGAACAACTGTTGCCGGCCTTCATCGGCAAATGCCTGCTGGGCCTGGCGTTTTCGTTGTTGCCGGTGATTGCGCTCTTGAACATGCGCCGACGTCAGCGGCAGTTGCATGAAGGTCGGCGGCGCTACCAGGATATTTTCGAAGGCACTGGCGTGGCCTTGTGCGTGCTCGACCTGTCGGGGCTCAAGGCTTTTTTTGAGCGGGCCGGCCTGCACACGGGCGATCAATTGCGCGCATGGACAAAAACCCCCCATCAACTCGAGCAATTGCGCCAGGAAGTTCACGTCACCGAAGTCAACCAGATGGCGTTGAAACTGCTCAATGTCGATTCCTGCGATCAGGCCTGGCAACTGCTGGTCGGCAAGGGTACGCAGGACAACAACCCCGTCGGCTCGAAGCTGCTCGAGGCGCTGCTCGATCAACACAAGCAACTGGAGCTGGAAATCAAGCTCCAGGACGCCCATGGCCGCGACCAGCACCTGTGGCTGGTGCTGCGCCTGCCGGAAAAACAGCAAGACCATAACGCGGTCATCCTGAGCATCAGCGACATCACCAGCCGCAAGCTGATCGAGCTCTCGCTGCTCGAACGCGAGGGTTTCTGGTCGGACGTGGTGCGCACCGTGCCGGATCATCTCTATGTGCAGGACGTCATCAGTCAGCGGATGATTTTCAGCAACCACCACCTGGGCCAGACCCTGGGGTACGACCGCACCGAACTGCACCAGATGGGCGAGTACTTCTGGGAAATCCTGCTGCACAGCGACGATGCCGATCACTACCACAGCCTGCGCCAGGCACAGCGGCGGGGCGGGTACACGCAATTGTTGCAATGCCAACTGCGCTTTCGCCACCGCAATGGCAAATGGCGCTGCTTCGACATCCGCGAGCAGGCCCTGGCCCGGGACCGGGATAACCAGGTGACACGAATCATCGGCGTGGCCAAGGACGTCACCGAGCAGATCGAGGCCAGTGAATCGCTGCGTGACAGCGAACAACGCTACCGGATGCTCGCCGAAAGCATCAGCGACGTGATTTTCTCCACCGACAACAAGCTTTCGCTCAACTACGTCAGCCCGTCGGTGCAAGCGGTGCTGGGCTACACCGCCGACTGGATCTTCCAGAACGGCTGGCAATCGATCATCGCCAATCCGCAACAACTGACCGGCATCTACAGCCTGATGGACCGGGTCAGCAAGGCCCTCGACAAGCCCGATCAACTGGCCGAGCTACGCAACCAGATGCAGACCCAGTTGTTCCTGTTCGACTGCCTGCGTGCCGATGGGCGCAAGATTCCCATCGAGCTGCGACTGGTACTGGTGTGGGATGAACACGGCGCGTTCGAAGGCGTGCTCGGCGTCGGTCGCGACATCAGCCAGCAGCGTCGCGCTGAAAAAGACCTGCGCATGGCCGCTACGGTCTTCGAGCACTCGACCTCGGCGATCCTGATCACCGACCCGGCCGGCTACATTGTCCAGGCCAACGAAGCCTTCAGTCGCGTCAGCGGTTATGCCGTGTCGCAAGTGCTGGACCAGTTGCCCAACATGCTGACCGTGGACGAACAGCAGGAAGCCCACTTGCGCTACGTGCTCAAGCAGCTGCAACAGCACAGCACCTGGGAAGGCGAAGTCTGGCTCAAGCGCCGCAATGGTGAGCATTACCCGGCCTGGGTCGGCATTACGGCCGTATTGGATGACGAAGGCGACCTGGCCAGCTATGTATGCTTCTTCAGCGACATCAGCGAGCGCAAGGCCAGCGAGCAGCGCATTCATCGCCTGGCCTATTACGACGCCCTGACTCACCTGCCCAACCGCACGCTGTTCCAGGATCGCCTGCACACCGCGCTGCAATCGGCCGACCGACAGAAGACCTGGGTCGTGCTGATGTTCCTCGACCTGGACCGCTTCAAGCCGATCAACGACTCCCTGGGCCATGCCGCCGGCGATCGGATGCTCAAGGAAATGGCCACGCGCCTGCTCGGCTGCGTCGCCGACGACGACACTGTGGCACGCATGGGTGGCGATGAATTCACCCTGCTGCTGCAACCGCGCGCCAGTCGCGAAATGGCGCTGAACCGGGCAATCAACGTAGCCGAGCAGATCCTCGCCAGCCTGGTGCGGCCCTTCGTGCTCGAAGGCCGGGAGTTCTTCGTCACCGCCAGTATCGGTATCGCCCTGAGCCCCCAGGACGGCAACGAACTGAGCCAATTGATGAAGAACGCCGACACAGCCATGTATCACGCCAAGGAGCGGGGCAAGAACAACTTCCAGTTCTATCAGGCCGACATGAACGCCAGCGCCCTGGAGCGCCTGGAGCTGGAAAGCGACCTGCGCCACGCCCTGGAACAGAACGAGTTCGTGCTGTATTACCAACCGCAGTTCAGCGGCGATGGCAAACGTTTGACCGGTGCCGAAGCCCTGCTGCGCTGGCGCCATCCGCGACGCGGATTGGTGCCGCCAGGGGATTTCATCCCGGTACTCGAAGAACTCGGCTTGGTGGTGGACGTCGGCGACTGGGTCATCACCGAGGCCTGTCGGCAGCTCAGGACATGGCACCAGGCCAAGGTCCGGGTGCCGAAGGTCTCGGTCAACATTTCGGCCCGGCAGTTCTCCGACGGCCAGTTGGGCACGCGCATCGCCAATATCCTGCGCAGCACCGGCCTGCCGCCGGCCTGCCTGGAGCTGGAACTGACGGAAAGTATCCTGATGCGCGAAGTCAGCGAGGCGATGCAGATCCTGGCCGGGCTGAAAAACCTGGGCCTGAGCATCGCCGTCGATGACTTCGGCACCGGTTATTCGTCGCTCAACTACCTCAAGCAATTCCCCATCGACGTGCTGAAGATCGACCGCACCTTCGTCGACGGCCTCCCGTCCGGCGAGCAGGATGCGCAGATCGCCCGTGCGATCATCGCCATGGCCCACAGCCTCAACCTGGCGGTGATCGCCGAGGGTGTCGAGACCCATGAGCAACTGGACTTCCTGCGCGAGCACGGCTGCGACGAAGTCCAGGGCTACCTGTTCGGCCGGCCGATGCCGGCCAATCGGTTCGAAGCGCAGTTCAGCAATGATGCGTTGTTCATGCTCGACTGA
- the yjiA gene encoding GTPase produces MSSPIPVTILSGFLGAGKTTLLRHLLKAEHGLKIAVIENEFSDAGIDTQLLGDEPVQVMTLANGCVCCTIHTDLTKALYLLLERLDSGEIAFDRLVIECTGLADPAPVAQTFFIDEDLRERYILDGILTLVDAAHADVHLTQAIAQAQVGFADRLLLSKTDLVDAAQVQALGERLTRINRRAPIRVVEHGKIDLAELLDIRGFNLNADLGAGFSLRPVGKATTGDRISSLVLRTDKPLDIEKLSEFMNQLLEEHGKQLLRYKGVLNIAGEPRRLVFQGVLKLYGFDWDTEWAPDEPRESVIVFIADELPEEKIRAGFDAILL; encoded by the coding sequence TTGTCCTCTCCCATCCCGGTCACCATCCTCAGCGGCTTCCTCGGCGCCGGCAAGACCACGCTGTTGCGCCATCTGCTCAAGGCCGAGCACGGCCTGAAAATCGCCGTGATCGAGAACGAATTCAGCGATGCCGGTATCGACACCCAACTGCTGGGCGACGAGCCGGTGCAAGTCATGACCCTGGCCAACGGTTGCGTGTGCTGCACCATCCACACCGACCTGACCAAGGCTCTGTATCTGTTGCTCGAGCGGCTGGACAGCGGCGAGATTGCCTTCGATCGCCTGGTCATCGAGTGCACCGGACTGGCCGACCCAGCGCCGGTGGCCCAGACGTTTTTCATCGATGAGGACCTGCGCGAGCGTTACATCCTCGATGGGATCCTGACCCTGGTGGATGCTGCTCATGCCGATGTCCACCTGACCCAGGCCATCGCCCAGGCCCAGGTTGGATTTGCCGACCGCCTGCTCTTGAGCAAAACCGATCTGGTGGACGCAGCCCAGGTCCAAGCCCTTGGTGAGCGCTTGACGCGCATCAACCGGCGGGCACCTATCAGGGTGGTGGAACACGGCAAGATCGACCTGGCCGAACTGCTCGATATCCGTGGCTTCAATCTCAATGCGGACCTGGGCGCAGGGTTCAGCTTGCGGCCGGTCGGCAAGGCCACCACGGGCGATCGGATCAGCAGCCTCGTGCTGCGCACTGACAAACCACTGGATATCGAAAAGCTCAGCGAGTTCATGAACCAGTTGCTGGAAGAGCACGGCAAGCAATTGCTGCGCTACAAAGGGGTGCTGAACATCGCCGGCGAACCCCGTCGACTGGTATTCCAGGGCGTACTGAAACTGTACGGTTTCGATTGGGACACCGAATGGGCTCCGGATGAACCCCGGGAAAGCGTGATCGTATTCATCGCCGACGAACTGCCCGAAGAGAAAATCCGTGCAGGCTTCGATGCCATCCTGCTTTGA
- a CDS encoding PilZ domain-containing protein, whose amino-acid sequence MSERRRFVRVDFNARTELSQGPFIWPVELLDLSLKGLLIKKPEPWLGDIERPFMADIHLSPDAEIKMEVRLAHDDHGHLGFACEHIDLDSIAHLRRLVALNVGDQDELERELAALIHI is encoded by the coding sequence ATGAGCGAACGTCGCCGCTTCGTACGAGTTGACTTCAATGCCAGGACCGAGCTGAGCCAGGGCCCGTTCATCTGGCCGGTAGAGTTGCTGGATCTGTCCCTGAAGGGGTTGCTGATCAAGAAACCCGAACCCTGGCTTGGCGATATCGAGCGACCCTTCATGGCCGATATTCATTTGAGCCCTGATGCTGAGATCAAAATGGAAGTTCGTTTGGCCCATGATGACCATGGTCACCTGGGCTTCGCCTGCGAGCACATTGACCTGGACTCCATCGCACACCTACGCCGGCTGGTAGCGCTGAACGTGGGCGACCAGGACGAGTTGGAGCGGGAGTTGGCGGCGTTGATCCATATCTGA
- the glyA gene encoding serine hydroxymethyltransferase has protein sequence MFSRDLTIAKYDADLFAAMEQEAQRQEEHIELIASENYTSPAVMEAQGSVLTNKYAEGYPGKRYYGGCEYVDVVEQLAIDRAKQLFGADYANVQPHAGSQANSAVYLALLSAGDTILGMSLAHGGHLTHGASVSSSGKLYNAVQYGIDGNGLIDYDEVERLALEHKPKMIVAGFSAYSQVLDFPRFREIADKVGAYLFVDMAHVAGLVAAGVYPNPVPFADVVTTTTHKTLRGPRGGLILARANADIEKRLNSAVFPGAQGGPLEHVIAAKAICFKEALQPEFKAYQQQVVKNAKAMAGVFIERGFDVVSGGTENHLFLLSLIKQEISGKDADAALGKAFITVNKNSVPNDPRSPFVTSGLRFGTPAVTTRGFKEAECKELAGWICDILADLNNEAVIDAVREKVKAICKKLPVYGA, from the coding sequence ATGTTCAGCCGTGATTTGACTATTGCCAAGTACGACGCCGATCTCTTTGCCGCCATGGAGCAAGAAGCTCAGCGCCAGGAAGAGCACATTGAGCTGATCGCTTCGGAAAACTACACCAGCCCCGCGGTGATGGAAGCTCAAGGCTCGGTACTGACCAACAAGTACGCCGAAGGCTACCCAGGCAAGCGTTACTACGGTGGTTGCGAGTACGTCGACGTGGTCGAGCAACTGGCCATCGACCGCGCCAAGCAACTGTTCGGCGCCGATTACGCCAACGTCCAGCCGCACGCAGGCTCCCAAGCCAACTCCGCCGTGTACTTGGCACTGCTGTCGGCCGGTGACACCATCCTGGGCATGAGCCTGGCCCACGGCGGTCACCTGACCCACGGTGCCAGCGTTTCCTCCTCCGGCAAGCTGTACAACGCCGTCCAGTACGGCATCGACGGCAACGGCCTGATCGACTACGACGAAGTCGAGCGCTTGGCCCTCGAGCACAAGCCGAAAATGATCGTGGCCGGTTTCTCCGCCTACTCCCAGGTCCTCGACTTCCCGCGTTTCCGCGAGATTGCCGACAAGGTCGGTGCCTACCTGTTCGTCGACATGGCTCACGTAGCGGGCCTGGTCGCCGCTGGCGTCTACCCGAACCCGGTGCCATTCGCCGACGTGGTCACCACCACCACCCACAAGACCCTGCGCGGTCCACGTGGCGGCCTGATCCTGGCGCGCGCCAATGCCGACATCGAGAAGAGGCTGAACTCCGCCGTCTTCCCGGGCGCCCAGGGTGGCCCGCTGGAGCACGTGATCGCGGCCAAGGCGATCTGTTTCAAGGAAGCCCTGCAACCTGAGTTCAAGGCTTACCAGCAACAAGTGGTGAAGAATGCCAAGGCCATGGCCGGCGTGTTCATCGAGCGCGGCTTCGACGTGGTGTCCGGCGGTACTGAAAACCACCTGTTCCTGCTCTCGCTGATCAAGCAAGAGATCTCCGGCAAAGACGCCGACGCGGCGCTGGGCAAGGCGTTCATCACCGTCAACAAGAACTCGGTGCCAAACGACCCACGCTCTCCGTTCGTCACCTCGGGTCTGCGCTTCGGTACCCCGGCCGTGACCACTCGCGGTTTCAAGGAAGCCGAGTGCAAGGAACTGGCTGGCTGGATCTGCGACATCCTGGCGGACCTGAACAACGAAGCGGTCATCGACGCCGTGCGTGAGAAGGTCAAGGCTATTTGCAAGAAGCTGCCGGTGTACGGCGCTTAA